From a single Bacillus gobiensis genomic region:
- a CDS encoding GNAT family N-acetyltransferase gives MAERTITLQVRLEPWAEKDLALLHRMNAPEILEHIGDPETEEQILARHKRYVKIGGTGRGRMFSIILLPELEAVGVTGYWERIREEEAVYEITWGVLPQFQGRGIATAAVEETIAIACAEQKHRKIHAFPSVNNRSSNAICRKLGFSFICEYEMEYPPGSFMRYNDWCLDLRKKKLSSVYKNSVIHI, from the coding sequence ATGGCAGAGCGAACGATCACACTACAAGTACGGCTTGAGCCTTGGGCAGAAAAAGATCTGGCCCTTCTGCATCGAATGAATGCACCTGAAATATTAGAACACATTGGAGATCCGGAGACCGAGGAGCAGATTCTCGCGCGTCACAAGCGCTATGTCAAAATCGGCGGGACAGGGAGAGGCCGTATGTTCAGCATCATTCTGCTCCCTGAGCTTGAAGCTGTTGGAGTCACCGGATACTGGGAACGCATTCGGGAGGAAGAGGCCGTGTACGAGATCACCTGGGGTGTTCTGCCGCAGTTCCAGGGCAGAGGTATTGCGACCGCGGCTGTAGAAGAGACTATCGCAATCGCCTGTGCGGAGCAAAAGCACAGGAAGATTCACGCGTTCCCGTCCGTCAATAACCGCTCGTCGAATGCGATTTGCCGGAAGCTTGGCTTCTCGTTCATCTGCGAATACGAAATGGAATACCCGCCGGGAAGCTTCATGCGGTACAACGACTGGTGCCTGGATTTAAGAAAGAAAAAATTGTCATCCGTATATAAAAACAGTGTAATTCACATTTGA
- a CDS encoding bifunctional glycosyltransferase family 2/GtrA family protein produces MADFTSIAILIPAYNPDEKLTFLVEGLIKENFKHILIINDGSKMECERIFDSVSSFKECEIVNHAVNLGKGRALKTGFNYLLNTYKELTKLVTVDADGQHSIKDIKRVAQKLANTHDSLVLGVRNFSAENIPFRSRFGNKVTEKVFRFASGVHVSDTQTGLRGISYSFLKKLMNVKGERFEYEMNMLLECKANNISIEEVEIETIYLEENKSSHFNPIADSIKIYSVFFKYISSSLLSFGLDILFFSILLVLLQGILPTYYIIGATIGARVLSSLFNYMVNRNLVFHSKSKNTLVKYYTLSVCQMCISALGVYLLYLLIGQGEVAIKIAVDTFLFIISFYIQREWVFKKVRKNDGLITNE; encoded by the coding sequence ATGGCTGATTTTACTAGCATCGCGATTTTAATTCCTGCCTATAATCCTGATGAGAAATTGACGTTCCTTGTTGAAGGTTTAATCAAGGAAAACTTCAAACATATTCTTATCATCAATGATGGCAGCAAGATGGAATGTGAAAGAATTTTTGACTCCGTATCTTCGTTTAAAGAATGTGAAATCGTAAATCATGCAGTCAATTTGGGCAAGGGACGTGCTTTAAAAACAGGCTTTAACTATCTATTGAATACATACAAAGAACTGACGAAGCTGGTCACAGTAGATGCTGATGGACAGCATTCAATCAAAGACATTAAAAGGGTTGCTCAGAAACTAGCAAATACCCATGACAGTTTAGTTTTGGGCGTCAGAAATTTTTCTGCAGAAAATATTCCTTTTAGAAGCAGATTCGGAAATAAAGTCACTGAAAAGGTGTTTCGTTTTGCGAGTGGCGTTCATGTTTCGGACACGCAAACTGGCTTAAGAGGAATTTCCTATTCCTTCTTAAAAAAGCTGATGAATGTGAAAGGCGAACGGTTCGAATATGAAATGAACATGCTGCTTGAGTGCAAGGCGAACAATATTTCCATAGAAGAAGTTGAAATTGAGACCATCTATTTAGAGGAAAATAAATCGTCTCATTTCAATCCGATCGCAGATTCGATCAAAATCTATTCCGTTTTCTTTAAATACATTTCTTCATCCCTCTTATCTTTTGGCCTGGATATTTTGTTCTTTTCTATCCTTTTAGTACTTTTACAAGGAATTCTTCCTACGTATTACATCATAGGCGCCACAATCGGAGCCAGAGTCCTATCCTCGCTGTTTAATTATATGGTCAATAGAAATCTCGTTTTTCATAGTAAATCAAAGAATACATTAGTTAAATACTATACATTAAGCGTATGTCAGATGTGCATATCCGCACTAGGGGTCTATCTCTTATATCTGTTAATCGGACAAGGGGAAGTCGCCATCAAAATTGCTGTTGACACATTTCTGTTTATTATCAGCTTCTATATCCAGAGAGAATGGGTATTTAAAAAAGTTAGAAAAAATGATGGTTTGATCACAAATGAATAG
- a CDS encoding twin-arginine translocase TatA/TatE family subunit, with amino-acid sequence MLQNIGIPGLFLILVIALVIFGPSKLPELGRAVGSTLREFKKSTQDLVSGEEAEENKPKINKAKETK; translated from the coding sequence ATGCTGCAAAATATAGGGATTCCCGGTTTATTTCTGATTCTCGTTATTGCATTAGTCATTTTCGGCCCGTCAAAATTGCCGGAACTCGGACGTGCAGTAGGATCAACATTAAGAGAGTTCAAAAAATCAACTCAAGATTTGGTGTCAGGTGAAGAGGCTGAGGAAAATAAGCCGAAAATCAATAAGGCGAAAGAAACGAAATGA
- a CDS encoding metallophosphoesterase family protein, translating to MNDNSQKGLNRRDFIKIGGMSTLALTLASTGLPTDLFNSNTAEAKEHDDVKLQFNRNGKFKVVQFNDSQDDERTDRRTIELMEKVLDSEKPDFVVLNGDIIEAGCDSATEMKQAMNNVVQPMEKRKIKWAVTFGNHDEDSTPKSGLDEEDMLKVYRSYKYNMNKPGEKNLTGTGNMNLLIKNSKGNRAAFNLWLMDSGRYAPKMIAGQDFNGYPKWDWLRFNQVKWYYETSKKLEKQWKHKVPSLVFIHIPLWEHRYMWFASVDERTEENHANAVKKHNIVGERNEDECPGPINSGMFSAMLERGDVKGVFCGHDHINTYAGNYYGIMLGYAGSVGFGTYGLPDAERNRLRGARVFNLDENTEEVLVDTHMVFAKDYGIDLTANDQSMDPAPLEEEKVNK from the coding sequence ATGAATGATAATTCTCAAAAAGGATTAAACAGACGCGATTTTATTAAAATTGGCGGGATGAGCACGCTTGCGTTAACACTTGCATCTACTGGTCTTCCTACTGACTTATTCAACTCTAATACGGCTGAAGCCAAAGAACACGATGATGTGAAGCTTCAATTTAATCGCAATGGGAAGTTCAAAGTCGTACAGTTTAATGATTCACAGGATGATGAACGTACTGATCGCCGGACGATTGAATTGATGGAAAAAGTGCTCGATTCAGAAAAGCCGGATTTTGTTGTGCTTAATGGTGACATCATTGAGGCAGGCTGTGATTCAGCTACTGAGATGAAGCAAGCGATGAATAATGTTGTTCAGCCTATGGAAAAACGGAAGATTAAATGGGCTGTAACCTTCGGAAATCATGATGAAGATTCTACTCCAAAGAGCGGTTTAGATGAGGAAGATATGCTTAAGGTGTATCGATCCTACAAATACAATATGAATAAGCCTGGAGAGAAGAACCTTACCGGAACTGGCAATATGAATCTTCTTATAAAGAATTCCAAAGGCAATCGCGCGGCTTTCAATCTTTGGCTGATGGACAGCGGAAGGTATGCGCCGAAAATGATTGCCGGCCAGGACTTTAATGGCTATCCGAAGTGGGATTGGCTCCGTTTTAACCAGGTAAAATGGTATTATGAGACTTCCAAGAAGCTTGAGAAGCAATGGAAGCACAAGGTTCCTTCACTCGTTTTTATTCATATTCCGCTTTGGGAGCATCGCTATATGTGGTTTGCCAGTGTGGACGAGAGAACAGAAGAAAACCATGCCAATGCCGTAAAAAAGCATAATATCGTAGGCGAAAGAAATGAAGACGAATGCCCGGGTCCGATCAACAGCGGCATGTTTTCGGCTATGTTGGAGAGAGGCGATGTGAAAGGCGTATTTTGCGGACATGACCATATCAACACGTACGCAGGGAATTATTATGGAATTATGCTAGGCTATGCAGGCAGCGTAGGGTTTGGTACATATGGCCTTCCTGATGCAGAAAGAAATCGATTGCGCGGTGCCAGAGTTTTTAATTTAGATGAAAATACGGAAGAAGTTTTAGTAGATACCCATATGGTTTTCGCTAAGGATTATGGAATAGACTTAACTGCTAACGATCAAAGTATGGATCCGGCGCCGTTAGAGGAAGAAAAAGTAAATAAATAA
- a CDS encoding MFS transporter: MAHTSESTKTKRITSNIFKGSIGNLIEWYDWYVYSAFAIYFSSQFFPEGDQTSQLLNTAAIFAVGFLMRPLGSLLMGRFADRYGRRSALSLSITIMASGSLIIACTPSYSSIGLLSPIILVFARLLQGISLGGEYGTSATYLSEMASSGRRGFYSSFQYVTLVAGQMVALGVQIILQSTLSEADMTSWGWRIPFVIGALGALSVLWLRRTMDESEQFSKMDSKARENAGTIKALLKHPKAVLTVIGLTLGGTVAFYTYTTYLQKFMVNSVGLDKGVVTWINFIALLIFVVLQPIAGMLSDRIGRRPLLISFGILGTLLTVPLFLMMKQTTSPVIAFILMTIGLIIVTGYTSINAIVKAELFPTEIRALGVGLPYGLTVAIFGGTAEFIALWFKSIGIESLFFFYVSACIAISFIVYWRMGESSKSSRIESELETKK; this comes from the coding sequence ATGGCTCACACTTCTGAGAGTACAAAAACTAAACGCATTACAAGTAATATTTTCAAAGGTTCAATTGGAAATCTAATTGAATGGTACGACTGGTATGTATATTCTGCATTTGCCATATATTTTTCATCCCAGTTTTTTCCTGAAGGAGACCAGACAAGCCAACTGCTTAACACGGCAGCTATCTTTGCTGTTGGTTTTCTAATGCGTCCATTAGGGAGTCTGCTGATGGGACGTTTTGCTGATCGTTATGGCCGCCGTTCTGCTCTGTCACTCTCTATTACTATTATGGCTAGTGGTTCCTTAATTATTGCCTGTACCCCAAGTTATAGTTCTATTGGTTTGCTATCTCCTATAATTTTAGTTTTTGCACGTTTGCTTCAAGGAATATCTTTAGGGGGAGAGTATGGGACCTCAGCAACTTATCTTTCAGAGATGGCTAGCAGCGGTCGTCGAGGTTTCTATTCAAGCTTTCAATATGTCACTCTTGTAGCTGGACAGATGGTAGCATTAGGAGTCCAAATCATTCTACAGTCCACCTTAAGCGAAGCAGATATGACCTCTTGGGGATGGCGTATTCCATTTGTCATTGGAGCATTAGGGGCGTTAAGTGTTCTATGGCTGCGTCGCACAATGGATGAATCAGAGCAATTTTCTAAGATGGATTCTAAAGCCCGGGAGAATGCCGGCACTATAAAAGCTCTACTGAAGCACCCTAAAGCCGTGTTAACAGTTATAGGACTAACACTTGGCGGAACTGTCGCTTTCTACACTTACACAACATATTTACAAAAGTTTATGGTGAATTCTGTAGGACTTGATAAAGGTGTTGTCACTTGGATTAACTTTATAGCTTTACTAATATTTGTTGTACTTCAACCGATAGCTGGTATGCTATCTGATCGAATTGGCCGTCGCCCCTTATTAATTAGTTTTGGTATTTTAGGAACATTGCTGACAGTACCTTTATTCCTGATGATGAAACAAACGACCAGTCCTGTTATTGCTTTTATTCTAATGACGATTGGGCTTATCATTGTAACGGGTTATACTTCTATTAATGCAATTGTAAAAGCTGAGCTCTTTCCAACTGAAATTCGTGCTCTTGGCGTAGGTCTCCCTTATGGTCTTACCGTTGCCATTTTTGGTGGCACAGCCGAATTTATCGCCTTATGGTTTAAAAGCATTGGAATTGAATCACTATTCTTTTTTTACGTATCTGCCTGTATTGCTATAAGTTTTATTGTTTACTGGCGTATGGGTGAGTCTTCAAAAAGCTCACGTATTGAATCTGAGCTGGAAACTAAAAAATAA
- a CDS encoding sulfotransferase family protein, with translation MIDKTGKNLVFLLCVPRSGSSLSTILLQNHSKVLATQEMWYLMSLYDLKRPENRPYGGKRIISRFFNGMVTDNAFVDSARAFALETYNGLLHSSNASLIVDKSPRYYYILEFIDRLFPESKRIWLIRNPLSILASYKKVNQNKKAFSLIEELSKPTFNIKIVDLTVGFFRYYDYFSTDHPQAFRLSYERLVTNPKYEVEKLCEFLNVSYEEGMEIYGDQLDSSKGRMFASMGVGDPNVYEHSKAHTDSIEIWKDLLTKEEIEAYCRLLGANVFRELGYEKELQEAEKITGARFEQDPDHEFIQKVRKQFLNNSETEWEEAYHMQAVQSEDFSNVTTNEEHPSDSRQELLNEIQQMNITIKTLEQRLATNLTEKTKLMQELQSVRTRFNRFKSLIPFSGFLTNLAEQRGQKK, from the coding sequence TTGATTGATAAAACCGGTAAGAATCTAGTATTTCTTCTCTGTGTTCCGAGAAGCGGCAGCTCTCTTTCTACTATTTTGCTGCAAAATCACAGTAAAGTGCTTGCAACCCAAGAAATGTGGTATTTAATGAGCCTCTATGATTTAAAGCGACCGGAAAATCGTCCGTACGGAGGGAAGAGAATTATCAGCCGTTTTTTTAATGGAATGGTGACTGATAATGCCTTTGTCGATTCAGCCCGAGCGTTTGCCCTTGAGACTTATAACGGTCTGCTTCATTCAAGTAATGCAAGCCTGATCGTTGATAAATCCCCGCGGTATTACTACATTTTAGAATTCATTGACCGGCTTTTTCCAGAGTCTAAGAGAATCTGGCTGATCCGGAACCCCCTTAGTATTCTGGCTTCCTATAAAAAAGTAAACCAGAATAAGAAGGCGTTTTCACTGATCGAAGAACTTAGTAAACCTACGTTTAATATAAAAATAGTTGATTTAACGGTCGGATTTTTTCGCTATTATGATTATTTTTCAACTGATCACCCGCAGGCCTTTCGACTTTCCTATGAACGGCTCGTCACCAATCCGAAATATGAGGTTGAAAAGCTATGTGAATTTTTGAACGTGTCCTACGAGGAAGGAATGGAGATATACGGAGACCAGCTGGACAGCTCTAAAGGGAGAATGTTTGCCAGCATGGGGGTCGGTGATCCAAATGTATATGAGCATTCGAAAGCTCACACAGATTCGATTGAAATCTGGAAGGACCTTTTAACGAAGGAAGAAATCGAAGCCTACTGCCGCCTGCTTGGTGCCAATGTATTTCGTGAATTGGGCTATGAAAAAGAGCTTCAGGAGGCTGAAAAGATCACAGGCGCCCGCTTTGAACAAGATCCTGATCATGAGTTTATCCAAAAGGTAAGGAAGCAATTTTTGAATAATTCTGAAACTGAATGGGAAGAGGCATATCATATGCAAGCAGTGCAGTCGGAAGATTTTTCAAATGTAACAACAAACGAAGAACATCCTTCCGATTCACGGCAGGAGCTTCTTAATGAAATCCAGCAGATGAATATTACCATTAAAACACTAGAGCAAAGACTGGCAACGAACTTGACAGAAAAAACAAAGCTTATGCAGGAACTTCAATCAGTAAGAACTCGATTCAATCGCTTTAAGTCGCTTATCCCTTTCAGTGGATTTTTGACAAACCTGGCCGAGCAAAGGGGTCAGAAAAAATGA
- a CDS encoding asparagine synthase-related protein: MSAILGLVHFNQEPVSPFQSSEFMTRLLPFPADVTQTWHDHNVFLGCHAQWITPESIEERLPYHDEERELVITSDSILDNREELFEKLQIKASDQPLITDSKLILLAYAKWGENSPKHLLGDFAYIIWDIKKKKIFGARDMLGCRTLHYYKDLNRFAFCTLIEPLFSLDYIQREWNKEWLAEFLALSRMYESTDVQSTLYKDIRQIPPAHSMTVTTEGLQLKRYGRLADTEPLRLKDPRDYEEAFRDVFGEAVRARTRTYKNVASHLSGGLDSGSVASFASKHLRTEGKSLYTYSYIPPEDFVDWTPKRSFADERPYIRSTVNHVGNIKDHYLDFKGKSPFSEVDVWLDLLEMPYKYFEATFWTRGCYEHAQADGAGILLTGSRGNYTISWGPALDYYVQLLKKGKWYQLQKEIKHFSEIKGIGRKRILSILLNRAAESFNWKKQSGEELSIISPELAKQTNIYEKISQRNSFALNGPKDSIEARMYQMESLEIPSKNGNLATKLSLAYGVWERDPTCDPRVVRFCLSVPFEEYVQNGVDRALIRRATKGYLPDKVRLNHTSRGIQASDWIHRTAPHWESFLNELNHMVKDPEAAEYISIPFIQTVLSKLDKNPPVEEAFNKEIRFAMRSLIFYRFLKRSSKGGDTYEKDLERAYS; this comes from the coding sequence ATGAGTGCGATCCTGGGTCTCGTCCATTTTAACCAAGAACCTGTCTCACCATTCCAAAGCTCTGAGTTCATGACCCGGCTTCTGCCATTCCCTGCCGATGTTACACAAACGTGGCACGATCATAACGTTTTTCTCGGCTGCCATGCCCAGTGGATTACACCTGAATCGATCGAGGAACGCTTGCCTTATCACGATGAGGAAAGAGAGCTAGTTATCACCTCTGACTCGATATTGGATAACCGCGAGGAATTGTTTGAAAAGCTGCAGATAAAAGCTAGTGACCAGCCGCTTATTACAGACAGCAAGCTAATTTTGCTTGCTTACGCAAAATGGGGCGAGAATTCGCCTAAGCATCTGCTCGGAGATTTTGCGTACATCATCTGGGACATAAAAAAGAAGAAAATTTTCGGCGCGCGCGATATGCTCGGATGCCGGACGCTTCACTATTATAAAGATCTAAACCGTTTTGCCTTTTGTACCTTGATCGAGCCGCTCTTTTCTCTCGACTACATTCAAAGAGAATGGAACAAGGAATGGCTTGCAGAGTTTTTAGCCTTGTCAAGGATGTATGAATCAACTGACGTTCAATCTACGCTTTACAAGGACATCAGGCAGATCCCTCCTGCCCACAGCATGACTGTAACCACGGAGGGCCTTCAGTTGAAAAGATACGGAAGACTTGCGGATACAGAGCCTTTACGGCTGAAAGACCCGCGCGATTATGAAGAGGCTTTCCGGGATGTCTTTGGAGAAGCAGTACGAGCAAGAACAAGAACCTATAAAAATGTCGCTTCCCATTTAAGCGGCGGTCTGGACTCTGGTTCGGTTGCGAGCTTTGCTTCCAAGCACCTGAGAACAGAAGGAAAATCGCTGTACACCTACAGCTACATTCCGCCGGAGGATTTTGTTGATTGGACGCCGAAACGGTCGTTTGCTGACGAACGTCCCTACATTCGATCAACGGTCAACCATGTCGGAAATATTAAAGACCATTACCTTGATTTTAAAGGAAAAAGCCCCTTCTCCGAGGTAGACGTATGGCTTGATTTATTAGAAATGCCGTATAAATATTTTGAAGCAACGTTTTGGACGAGAGGGTGCTACGAACATGCCCAAGCCGATGGCGCGGGAATTTTGCTCACAGGATCACGTGGCAATTATACGATTTCATGGGGGCCCGCCCTTGATTATTACGTCCAGCTATTGAAAAAAGGGAAATGGTATCAGCTGCAAAAAGAAATCAAGCATTTTTCTGAAATCAAAGGTATTGGCCGAAAACGAATCCTGTCCATCCTATTGAATCGAGCCGCAGAGTCCTTTAACTGGAAAAAGCAATCTGGCGAGGAGCTCTCGATTATTTCGCCGGAGCTTGCAAAACAAACGAATATTTATGAAAAAATTTCACAAAGAAACAGCTTTGCATTGAACGGGCCGAAGGATTCCATCGAGGCAAGAATGTACCAAATGGAGAGCCTTGAGATTCCATCAAAAAACGGCAATTTGGCAACAAAGCTTTCGTTAGCCTATGGCGTGTGGGAGCGCGATCCTACATGCGACCCGAGAGTCGTTCGATTTTGCTTGTCCGTACCATTTGAAGAATATGTTCAAAACGGCGTCGATCGCGCCCTCATCAGACGGGCAACGAAAGGATATTTGCCAGATAAGGTTCGATTAAATCATACATCAAGAGGCATACAGGCTTCGGATTGGATTCACCGGACTGCGCCTCATTGGGAAAGTTTTCTTAATGAACTGAATCATATGGTAAAAGATCCGGAAGCAGCTGAATACATCAGCATCCCTTTTATTCAAACGGTTCTTTCAAAACTGGATAAAAACCCTCCGGTAGAAGAGGCATTTAATAAAGAAATCCGATTTGCGATGAGAAGCTTGATCTTCTATCGCTTTCTAAAACGATCCAGTAAAGGAGGTGATACATATGAAAAAGACTTGGAACGAGCCTACTCTTGA
- a CDS encoding paeninodin family lasso peptide, with translation MKKTWNEPTLEVLNMNQTMAGKGTTCIDIVSDDDLDITNPS, from the coding sequence ATGAAAAAGACTTGGAACGAGCCTACTCTTGAAGTATTGAACATGAATCAAACAATGGCTGGTAAAGGTACTACTTGCATTGACATTGTCTCTGACGATGACTTAGACATCACCAACCCTAGCTAA
- a CDS encoding phosphoenolpyruvate carboxykinase (ATP) yields MIDNPTKPCYEAFGLRINSDIALPELMQAAPDSKIDVEIRYKDLSQEWNSHSLGQKQVAVAKKGYFIFKVPGNAIYQVIDGKHIFISPLPGSTEDKIRLYILGSCMGALLLQNSILPLHGSAIVLNGKAYAFVGESGAGKSTLSSVFMKKGYKLLSDDLIALSFKEGVPYVIPAYPQQKLWENSILEFSLNTEDYKPLADRETKYAIPRDAEFCKELTPLTGIFELSVQTDNEDVILEQVKPLEKIQLLFRHTFRQFLIQKFDLVEWHFNTSAQIAGHTAIYHLKRPQQGFTAQLLAEHVVEEISREV; encoded by the coding sequence ATGATCGATAATCCTACTAAACCCTGTTATGAGGCGTTTGGTTTACGTATAAATAGTGATATCGCATTGCCGGAGCTTATGCAGGCAGCACCAGACAGCAAAATAGATGTCGAGATACGCTATAAGGATCTTTCACAAGAATGGAACTCCCATTCTCTTGGCCAAAAGCAGGTTGCGGTCGCAAAAAAAGGCTACTTTATATTCAAGGTGCCGGGGAACGCTATCTATCAAGTAATAGACGGAAAGCACATTTTCATTTCTCCATTGCCGGGATCAACAGAAGATAAAATCCGTTTGTACATTTTGGGTTCTTGTATGGGCGCGCTTCTTCTGCAGAACAGCATTCTTCCCTTACACGGGAGCGCCATTGTTCTGAACGGAAAAGCCTATGCGTTCGTAGGTGAGTCAGGCGCAGGAAAATCGACCCTCTCTTCCGTTTTTATGAAGAAGGGGTACAAGCTATTGAGTGATGATTTGATAGCTCTTTCCTTTAAAGAAGGTGTGCCGTATGTTATTCCCGCCTATCCTCAGCAAAAACTCTGGGAAAACAGCATTCTAGAATTCTCATTGAATACAGAGGACTATAAGCCTCTCGCTGATCGGGAAACAAAATATGCCATTCCTAGAGATGCCGAATTCTGTAAAGAGCTCACACCGCTTACAGGCATTTTCGAGCTTTCAGTCCAAACAGATAACGAGGATGTGATCCTTGAGCAAGTAAAGCCTTTGGAGAAAATCCAGCTGCTATTCCGGCATACGTTCCGCCAATTTCTTATCCAAAAATTTGATTTAGTGGAATGGCATTTCAATACATCCGCACAGATTGCGGGGCACACGGCAATCTATCATCTGAAGCGGCCGCAGCAAGGGTTTACCGCGCAGCTGCTTGCCGAACACGTTGTTGAAGAAATTTCAAGGGAGGTATAA
- a CDS encoding lasso peptide biosynthesis PqqD family chaperone — protein MDKKITPDSVVAQNEGYIASNMDGEKVMMSIKNSKYYNLGEIGGAIWDAAVRPIKVSDLVTHLQSEYDVNREQCERQVIAFLENLQKEGLIQSGKGSEVM, from the coding sequence ATGGATAAAAAGATCACTCCTGATTCAGTGGTTGCGCAAAACGAAGGATATATCGCCAGCAATATGGATGGAGAAAAAGTAATGATGAGCATTAAAAACAGCAAGTATTATAATCTTGGAGAAATTGGCGGCGCGATCTGGGATGCTGCTGTCAGGCCGATCAAAGTCAGTGATTTGGTCACACACCTCCAGTCCGAATATGACGTCAACCGCGAGCAATGCGAAAGGCAGGTCATCGCCTTTTTGGAAAACCTGCAGAAGGAAGGCTTGATTCAGTCCGGCAAAGGATCAGAAGTGATGTAG
- a CDS encoding lasso peptide biosynthesis B2 protein has product MGKLKKFLALNRAKKLLLVEAVVALAKGRVMVWLPFSKVAPSLGFHMKETPLAANAEEARKVRQVARAIALMHRHTPWQTHCLARAFAGMNMLQRRGIESTLYLGTGKDENGKMIAHAWLRSGDIYVTGDDVMDQFTVVATYAKAWKTQEEEIVQHEKG; this is encoded by the coding sequence ATGGGAAAGCTAAAAAAATTTTTAGCTCTCAATCGCGCAAAAAAATTACTGCTCGTCGAAGCAGTTGTCGCATTGGCCAAGGGAAGAGTTATGGTTTGGCTCCCTTTTTCAAAGGTCGCGCCCTCACTTGGGTTTCATATGAAGGAAACCCCGCTCGCTGCGAATGCGGAGGAAGCAAGAAAAGTGAGACAGGTTGCCAGGGCGATCGCCTTGATGCACCGCCATACCCCTTGGCAGACCCACTGCTTGGCAAGAGCCTTTGCGGGCATGAATATGCTGCAGCGCCGAGGAATTGAAAGCACCCTTTACCTTGGGACTGGCAAGGATGAAAACGGAAAAATGATAGCCCACGCCTGGCTTAGGAGTGGAGATATTTACGTAACCGGTGACGATGTGATGGATCAGTTTACTGTGGTCGCAACCTATGCGAAAGCATGGAAGACTCAGGAAGAGGAGATTGTTCAACATGAAAAAGGATAA